The genomic region CTGCTGTTTCATTGTTTTTCACTACTGACCGACAAAATTTAAAAAGGGTAGAAAAATATGAAGGAGAATCCTCACTTCATTCGTGCCAAAGGAATGCCTGTAGCACGAACGCCTGCACGAAAGACGCATTCGGGCAGAAAGTGATGAAACTCAATTCCTTTTTTTTAAGTTCAATTATTGCCGGACATTAATGAATTCATAATCTGTGAGTAACACCTGGATTGAGCTATTGTTTAAAATAGCGGTTAATTCAGATTTTAATGCCTTTCAATTGCCAATCATCAATTACACCTTTTCACTTTGAAGAAATCAAAACCAGTTTTTTGTTTATTCAAATCAAGAAGGAATTATTAAACGGATTTTTCCTCATCCTTCAAAAATTCGATCAACCGCTGAACAGCCCTCGCGCGGTGACTTATTTTGTTTTTGTCTTCTGCGCTCATTTCAGCAAATGTCTGGCTATAACCTTTCGGTTTGAAAATAGGATCGTAACCGAATCCACTTTCCCCGTGTTTCTGATTGATTATTTCGCCCTCAACAATTCCCTCAAAAAAATACTCCTTTCCATCCATGATCATGGCAATCACAGTTTTGAATCGGGCACTCCGGTTTTTAGCATCGCCCATTTCCGAAAGGACTTTCATCATATTATCTTCAGCATTACATTGTTCGCCGGCATAGCGGGCCGATTTTACTCCCGGTTTTCCTTCAAGTGCATCAATCTCAAGTCCGGTGTCGTCTGCAAAACAATCCATCCCTGTC from Bacteroidales bacterium harbors:
- a CDS encoding non-canonical purine NTP diphosphatase, which encodes MIRKLLFATNNRHKLEEIRSVAGSDIEILSLNDIGFKAEIPEDFETLPENALQKARFIHDRTGMDCFADDTGLEIDALEGKPGVKSARYAGEQCNAEDNMMKVLSEMGDAKNRSARFKTVIAMIMDGKEYFFEGIVEGEIINQKHGESGFGYDPIFKPKGYSQTFAEMSAEDKNKISHRARAVQRLIEFLKDEEKSV